From the Pseudomonadota bacterium genome, the window ACCTGTTCTTCGATTCTCAGCTCAACCCGATTGCTTTAGACGAGCTCGGCCAGCCGGCCGGTACGAACACACAGTTGGTGCATACGCTTTCTTCCGCCTCGCCCGAGACCCGCAAGCAGGGGGATTTCAGGCTCAGCTACGAATGGAACGAGGCGGCGCTCGACATGGGCGGCGGCCTTTCCTCAGAAAGAGACTATGAATCACGCTGGGGCAGCCTGGGGGGCCGCTGGGACCTCAACCAGAAACGCACCACCTTGAACCTGGGATTGAGCTACACCCGGAGCGACACCGAGGCCATCCTCGATCACGATGCCCTTCCCTACATCGATACCTCGGCATATACGGACCAGATCGACATTAGGTCGTTACCCAACACCGCGGCCAAAGCTGCTACATTGGAAGGCGAGCGACAGGATTGGGCTACAGTTTTCGGTCTGACGCAGGTCCTGACCAAGGACGCGCTCCTCGAGACCAATGTCGGTTATACCCGGAGCACCGGGTTTCTGGAAAATCCCTATAAGGTGGTAGAGGTCGCCTTCATCGATCCCGAGCAACAGCTCCTAGCGCCTCCAGGCGGATTCGTCGGGACGGTTGATGCCTTACTCGAGGAGCGGCCGGATACGCGCAACCAATGGACCTGGGACGCGCGCTATGTGCAATATGTCGAACCCTTCGATGCGTCGTTACATCTCGGCTACCGCTTCTTTTCCGATGATTGGGGGATCGACGCCCACACGTTCGAGTCGAGCTGGGGCCAACCCCTGGGCCGGGGTTGGAGCGTGACCCCCTGGGTGCGCTATTTCTCGCAAGACGCCGCAGATTTCTACCAGCCTTTCCTCATCTCCAGGCAAGCGCCCACCAGGACGGTGTGTGACGACGAAGGAAGTATTTGCCGCGACGTCCCCTTCGACCCCGAGAAGCTTCCCGACGACTTCTCGAGCGACCACCGTCTTTCGGGCTTTGGCGCCTTGAGCGGTGGGCTGATCGTGAGCAAGGAATTCGCGACGGGTGTTCGTCTCGAGGCGGGCTTCGAGTACTACACCCATGAGGGCGGGCTCAAGCTCGGCGACGACGGTGAGGGCGATTACGCCGACTTCAGCTACTACCAGGTCAATGCCGCGCTGAATGTCGCCCTCGACGCCGTGTGGTCCGCCGCCGACAGCGGCCATCGTGACCATGAGTCCGCCGCGCACGGCCACGCCCACGGTGACGCGCCGGCCGGGGTCATGTTCGACCACATGCTGCCCAGGGCCGGTGACTTCATGGTCGGCTACCGCTATATGTACCACCGCCAGGACGGTGATATCCTGCGTGGCTCGGACGCCGTGGGCGATGCCGTCATCGCCGGCGACGCCTGTGGCGACCTCCCCTGCAAAGTGAGGCCGGTCGAGCACACCATGCGCATGCACATGCTCGATCTCATGTACGCGCCGACCGACTGGCTGAACCTGATGCTCATGCCCCAGTTCATCGACATGGAGATGCATCAGGAGGCGCTCGACGGTGCTCCCCCGCTCGACAGCACGGAGTTCCACCATGTGATCCACACCGAAGCCACGGGTGGCGTCGGCGATACGTCCATGTTTGCCCTGTTCAAGCTGTTCGATATCCCCGGACATCACATGCACCTGGGTCTCGGGGTGAGCGCCCCGACCGGCTCCGTCGACGAGAAGCTCAGGCCCACCCATGGGATCGATCAGGGCTTCATCCACTACGCGATGCAACTCGGCAGCGGCACCTGGGACTTCCTGCCGAGCCTCACTTACACGGGACAGGCGACGCGCTGGTCCTGGGGCGGGCAATTGCGCGGGATCCATCGCCTCGAGAACGAAAACGAATCCGGCTATGCATTGGGCGATCAGTTCCAGGCCACCGCCTGGGGGAGCGTCGGCCTGACCGACTGGCTGTCCGCCTCGGTGCGCGGCGCCTACACGACGCAAGGGGAGATCGAGGGCGAGTTCAACGACGTACATTCGCAACTGAGCCCGGTGGACTTCCCGCAGAACTACGGCGGGCGGTTCTGGGATGTCGGCTTCGGGCTCAGCGCCGAGATACCGATCGCGGGGCTCAAGGACAACCGTTTGAGCGTCGAATGGTTAGAACCCGTGGACGACGACTTCAACGGCTACCAGCTCGAACGTGACGGCTCGTTGTTCGCGAGCTTCAAGCTGAAGTTCTGAAAGGCACGCCGGAGACCCATGGTGGGAACGAAGCTCCGTGGCCTGGAGGCTTTCCGAACCACGTTCAAGGCGATGGGCTCTCCGTGTGAGATCCGGCTCTTCGCCAAAGGCCAAGCGGACGCCGATCGGATAGCGGCCATCGCGATCGCTGAGATCGGCCGTTTGGAAGCGCGTTACTCGCGCTATCGCAGCGAGAGTTTTCTATCCGAGATCAATCGCGTGGCCGGCCGTGGGGAAAGCCTCTCTGTAGACGACGAGACCGCCGGCCTGCTCGATTACGCCGCGACCTGTTATCGCGAGAGCGCAGGGCTCTTCGACATCACCTCCGGCATATTGCGCCGCGCGTGGCGTTTCGATCGCGGCATGCTGCCGGACCCGGCACGGCTCCAAAACCTACTCGGCCAAGTCGGCTGGGACCGAGTCCGCTGGGCGCCGCCGCTGCTCCAGTTTCCGACGC encodes:
- a CDS encoding DUF3570 domain-containing protein, coding for MRRLAALGRGLRGVCRFFAGRLAPWRCGQPLSSGPQPAIQTNVSSRALTAAALALPGLVPSPTPAAEGDELGFQYGRYQEGQRDLFGVESKFDPLLVDSLHGSASLTLFDRLKFFANYVQDTWSGATPIATVPQAFVSSGPSCSGGNCPTSPDGVSGATPFINGDLFFDSQLNPIALDELGQPAGTNTQLVHTLSSASPETRKQGDFRLSYEWNEAALDMGGGLSSERDYESRWGSLGGRWDLNQKRTTLNLGLSYTRSDTEAILDHDALPYIDTSAYTDQIDIRSLPNTAAKAATLEGERQDWATVFGLTQVLTKDALLETNVGYTRSTGFLENPYKVVEVAFIDPEQQLLAPPGGFVGTVDALLEERPDTRNQWTWDARYVQYVEPFDASLHLGYRFFSDDWGIDAHTFESSWGQPLGRGWSVTPWVRYFSQDAADFYQPFLISRQAPTRTVCDDEGSICRDVPFDPEKLPDDFSSDHRLSGFGALSGGLIVSKEFATGVRLEAGFEYYTHEGGLKLGDDGEGDYADFSYYQVNAALNVALDAVWSAADSGHRDHESAAHGHAHGDAPAGVMFDHMLPRAGDFMVGYRYMYHRQDGDILRGSDAVGDAVIAGDACGDLPCKVRPVEHTMRMHMLDLMYAPTDWLNLMLMPQFIDMEMHQEALDGAPPLDSTEFHHVIHTEATGGVGDTSMFALFKLFDIPGHHMHLGLGVSAPTGSVDEKLRPTHGIDQGFIHYAMQLGSGTWDFLPSLTYTGQATRWSWGGQLRGIHRLENENESGYALGDQFQATAWGSVGLTDWLSASVRGAYTTQGEIEGEFNDVHSQLSPVDFPQNYGGRFWDVGFGLSAEIPIAGLKDNRLSVEWLEPVDDDFNGYQLERDGSLFASFKLKF